Below is a genomic region from Candidatus Manganitrophaceae bacterium.
GAATTACACCCTATCAAAAATTGACGCTGGCAACACAGGCTCTACTTCTGTGAACCATTATTAATGGGGGGATTACCATAGAACGCACTTTTTTCTCTTTTTCTCTGTATGTGATGGTTGCTCGCAAGAGAGGACATATATAGTTAACGCGATGAAAAATTTTGGTGACATGAAAAATTCCAGGTTGGAGGAGGTCCGGGATTGTTTGTCCTCTTTGACCGATATGGCTGTTTTTATTTGGGACTTCAGGGCGGAAAGGTCGATTGTTCCGGTTCCGGAGGAGAGTATTCTCTATCACTTGATTCCTGGTGATCGTCATACGTCCGAATGCCAAAGAGAGTTTATAAAAGAGCTTGATCTCGCGGTGCAGACTGAGGAGATAGTTTTTTATAAATGTACCGACGATCTGAACTATTTCCTGATTCCTATCCGTATTTCGGAGGAGGTCAATTGGATCATTGTTGGGGGACAACAAGGGGATGGAAAGAAAGGTCTCACCGTTCAGGATGAGGGAAGAGAGAAGTGGGGGAGGCGATCTGAAAAGGCCCCCTTGGAAACGGAAGATCCCCTTTTTGAAGCGGCGCGAACCCTCCAGTCTGTTGGAACAACCCTATTGGAGAATATTTTCTATCGAAATCAATATCAATTGAAGCGCGCCCTCCTGACAACCCTCCTTAAGATCGGGAATCAGTTCAAGAAAGATGAGTCTTCTTTCGAGTTGAATATGTCCCTTCTGAGTAACACTCTGGGGATACTTTTCGGATTCAAGAGAGCTGTGGTGTTCTATAGAGAGCAATCGGATGGCCCCCATAAGGCCGTTGCGGTCTACGGTGAGAATAAAGAGGCGCTTTACCAGAGAGAGACGGCCTTAGATGTGTTGTATGATCAACATACGAATGGAAATCCCTATATTTTTTGTGACGAGATCCTGAATCTCTTGAAGTCGAATCTTCCGGAAGATGTAAGTTCCTGTTACCTTTTTCCGATATATGCGAAGGGGGTATCAAAGATAACGCTTACTGTTCTGGATACATCCTTGGACAAGGATGATGCCAAGATGATTTATTCTTTTTGTCGGCAGGCCGGTTCAGTCCATGAAAATGTAGAATTACAGAGTCATTTGACCCATCATAAAAAGATCGTTCAATCTTTTTCAAAATTCACAACAATAATCGAGTCTCCGCACTACCTTGAGACACTCCATGAGAACATTCTGGAACAGGTAACCGAATTGTTGTGTGCGGAGCAGGGCTCCTTGATGATTATCAATCCAGAAAACAAGGAACTTGTTATCAAGGCGATGACGGGGGTGAATAAAACACTTTTGGAGAGGTTAAGCATAAAACCGGGAGAGGGGATTGCAGGCCAGGTTTTCCAGGATGGAAATCCGCTTCTCGTCCAGGATCTTTCTGCTGACCCAAGAATCCGGCAGAATCCGAATCCACGTTATCGGACTTCTTCCTTCATGAGCGTGCCGCTGAAGCTGAGAAGCCAACCTTTTGGTGTGATTAATCTGACGGATAAAACAACAGGGAAGGTTTTCTCGGACGAAGACCTGCATCTCTTAATGGCGATCGGAGGCTACGTCTCTATCGCCCTGGAACGTTACCAGCTTTATGAGAAGACGAAAGAACTCAAGCGGATTTCGATTACCGATTCCCTTACGGGGCTCCTGAATCGACGTTATTTTCATGAGCGCTTATTGGAAGAGGTGGAGCGGACTCGACGGCACCAGCTTCCTGTCTCTCTGATCATGATGGATCTGGATGATTTTAAGTCGTTTAATGACAGATATGGCCACCAGGGTGGGGATGATATTCTTCGGTTTTTCACCCATGCCATTCGGAAATATATCCGGGCAATTGATGTTCCCTGCCGCTATGGGGGGGAAGAGTTCACCGTCATCCTGCCTCAGACCAGTAAGGAGGATGCCGGGATTATTGCCAATCGTCTTTGCAGGGGGATTGCTGAGAAGGAAACGCTTCAACGGAAGTTTTCGGCTTATGGCACTTTGGCGGTAAGTATTGGCTTGGCGACTTTTCCTGAGGATGCAAAAACACCGGAGGAGTTAATTCGCAATGCAGACCGTGCACTTTATCGGGCCAAAGTTCAGGGAAAAAATCAGGTCGTTGTATTCAACGGGAATCAATTTCCCTGATGACCCTCATTCCGAAGTTGGGGAATGAGATGCCGCTCATCTGCGATTAGGTTGGTTTACGCTTTCAGATCCTGATCCGTGATGCCGAGGAGGTACAGGATCGAGTCGAGTCTCTTCTGTGTGATGCTAAAATGAGCCGCTTCCCGAACACGCGGTTTGGCATTGAAGGCGATGCCAAGACCTGCCCGGGCAATCATCGGAAGGTCATTAGAGCCGTCTCCAATGGCCACCACCTGGTCGAGAGTTATTCCTTCTTTTTCCGCAATCTCTTCCATGAGCGTTTCTTTTTTCTTCCCATCTACGATCTCTCCAATGATCTTTCCGGTGAGCAGTCCGTTCTTGATCCCCAGTTGGTTAGAGTAGGCATAATCAAGTTGAAGAGCCTCTTTTACGCGAGAGGTAAAATAATCGAAGCCTCCGGAGATGACGGCGGTCCGGTACCCTGATCTCTTCAGAAAAGAGATGAGTGCTTTTGCCCCAAGGGTATAAGGCATTCGCCGATACACTTTGTTAAGTACCTTTACCGGAAGTCCTTTTAAGAGCCGCATTCGCTCCCGAAGGGATTTCTGAAAAGAGATCTCTCCATTCATCGCCCGGTACGTAATCGCAGCTACCTGTTTGCCAACACCGGCTTCTTTGGCCAGTTCGTCGATGATTTCGACCTGAATCAGGGTTGAGTCCATATCCATTACGACAAGCCGCTTCGCGCGACGAAAAGAGGTCTCATCCTGAACCGCAATATCGATTCCAAATTCGGCATTGAGGTGGAGGAGCTTTTTCCGCAGGCTGCGGGAGTTGATTGCCTTGCGCGCAGACACAGACATTTCAATGCACTCAAGTTGTTTACGCGCAATGGTGTTTATCTTCTGTATGTTGATTTTCTCCATTGAGAGGATTTCTGTTAATTTCGTGATGACGGGGAGACTGATTTGAGGTCCCAGGCAGGTCACAATATAATTCTGAAGGGGCCTCCTCTTGACTACTTCTTCTGCCCGAACGACTTTAAATTGAAGGGTGAGATCCATCTCATGCGCTTTAAGAAGGAGGTCACGCAAGAGATGGCTTGAATCCTTCTTCAATGTCGGGGAGATGGGTTCCCCTTCTTGTGCTGGGTGTCCAACTGATTTTTCAGAGAAGCCGCTGGACTCAACTAGGATGGAGAGAAAAAGAATAGAGTGGGTGACCACCTGTTCGATATCGAGCAACCTGACCCCTGATTCGGAAAGAATCTGAGTAAAGGCTGCCGTAATCCCGGGCTTATCGGGTCCGGACAGGGAGAGATGAATCGCATTTTTCTTAGGCATGAGGACCTTTCCTGGAAGGTTGATCATAGATTATGAGCAGTTGAATTGGAGGTGGGGCCTGCTAGGCGGGCTCTCCCCTGAAGTTAAGGGAATTATTCTGGACAGATCTTTCTTGAGAGCGTCCAAACATTTCTTCCCAGATGATGTCGGCACTTCCTTCAAAGATGATGTCGGCTCCGGTGCGTACAACCCGCCAGTCTCCTCGTACGATCTCGGCTTGAAGTTGACCCGGCCCCCAACCGGCGTAACCGGAGAAGACTCGAAACCGTCGATCTAAAATCGTTGACATGGGCAGATCAGCCATGAGACGCATTTCTCGACTGACATAGGTATTGTTGAGGACGGGGATCATACCCGCGGGTGGGGTTTTGGTTTGAAAGAGCAGCGTGAGGGTTTTGGGAAGGACCGGCCCTCCTTTGAATACCCGATCTGATGGGGTGAGATGTTCTTTTATAGCAGGGAACTGCTCTGACAAAGATGCAGACGTTGGTCGATTGATAATCAGCCCGGTCGATCCGTCTTCTTCATTGTGAATCAAAAGAACAACCGTTCGGCTAAAGTTTGGGTCGATGATTCTGGGGTCCGCGACGATGAAAACCCCCCGAAGAAGATTGGTGTTGAAAGTTCTTATGATTTTTAAATCTGGTCTTGAGTCAAGGGAAAGGGAGGACGGACCAGACGCGACCGCTCTGGACTTTTCACCGGACAGGATGAGGGCAAGAAGGATCAACGAAGCGGGGAGGATCGCAATGAAAAGTTTCATCCTGATCTGTGGTCCGCCCGCATTGCTCATATCTTCAGGTCCAGGGTCTTTCCCGGCTAACTAAAGGGTCCGGGATTTTGGAAGCATCTTCGCATCTATTTTCCCGAGTGCGGTCAGGGAAAGAGCTTCTGAATCAAACAAGGTTCCACTGAGTTGCC
It encodes:
- the serB gene encoding phosphoserine phosphatase SerB codes for the protein MPKKNAIHLSLSGPDKPGITAAFTQILSESGVRLLDIEQVVTHSILFLSILVESSGFSEKSVGHPAQEGEPISPTLKKDSSHLLRDLLLKAHEMDLTLQFKVVRAEEVVKRRPLQNYIVTCLGPQISLPVITKLTEILSMEKINIQKINTIARKQLECIEMSVSARKAINSRSLRKKLLHLNAEFGIDIAVQDETSFRRAKRLVVMDMDSTLIQVEIIDELAKEAGVGKQVAAITYRAMNGEISFQKSLRERMRLLKGLPVKVLNKVYRRMPYTLGAKALISFLKRSGYRTAVISGGFDYFTSRVKEALQLDYAYSNQLGIKNGLLTGKIIGEIVDGKKKETLMEEIAEKEGITLDQVVAIGDGSNDLPMIARAGLGIAFNAKPRVREAAHFSITQKRLDSILYLLGITDQDLKA
- a CDS encoding YqgE/AlgH family protein, whose amino-acid sequence is MSNAGGPQIRMKLFIAILPASLILLALILSGEKSRAVASGPSSLSLDSRPDLKIIRTFNTNLLRGVFIVADPRIIDPNFSRTVVLLIHNEEDGSTGLIINRPTSASLSEQFPAIKEHLTPSDRVFKGGPVLPKTLTLLFQTKTPPAGMIPVLNNTYVSREMRLMADLPMSTILDRRFRVFSGYAGWGPGQLQAEIVRGDWRVVRTGADIIFEGSADIIWEEMFGRSQERSVQNNSLNFRGEPA
- a CDS encoding sensor domain-containing diguanylate cyclase is translated as MKNFGDMKNSRLEEVRDCLSSLTDMAVFIWDFRAERSIVPVPEESILYHLIPGDRHTSECQREFIKELDLAVQTEEIVFYKCTDDLNYFLIPIRISEEVNWIIVGGQQGDGKKGLTVQDEGREKWGRRSEKAPLETEDPLFEAARTLQSVGTTLLENIFYRNQYQLKRALLTTLLKIGNQFKKDESSFELNMSLLSNTLGILFGFKRAVVFYREQSDGPHKAVAVYGENKEALYQRETALDVLYDQHTNGNPYIFCDEILNLLKSNLPEDVSSCYLFPIYAKGVSKITLTVLDTSLDKDDAKMIYSFCRQAGSVHENVELQSHLTHHKKIVQSFSKFTTIIESPHYLETLHENILEQVTELLCAEQGSLMIINPENKELVIKAMTGVNKTLLERLSIKPGEGIAGQVFQDGNPLLVQDLSADPRIRQNPNPRYRTSSFMSVPLKLRSQPFGVINLTDKTTGKVFSDEDLHLLMAIGGYVSIALERYQLYEKTKELKRISITDSLTGLLNRRYFHERLLEEVERTRRHQLPVSLIMMDLDDFKSFNDRYGHQGGDDILRFFTHAIRKYIRAIDVPCRYGGEEFTVILPQTSKEDAGIIANRLCRGIAEKETLQRKFSAYGTLAVSIGLATFPEDAKTPEELIRNADRALYRAKVQGKNQVVVFNGNQFP